The DNA region CCCAGGAATCAACCCGAAGCCTTTGCTTCCAACACCTGCATTACTGCATCGTTAAAATAAGCGGTCCGTCCTTCGTAATGGCAATGGTATGCTCGTATTGCGCAGACAGCTTGCCATCCGCCGTCCTGGCGGTCCAGCCGTTTGCGTCCATCTTGCTTTCCCATACCCCGACATTAATCATCGGCTCGATAGTAATCACCATGCCTTCCTTCAAACGCAGCCCTTTCCCTGGCGATCCGAAATGGGGGATCTGAGGTTCTTCATGAATTCGTGGGCCGATGCCATGACCGGTGAACTCCCGGACAACCCCGTATCCCCGAGCTTCGGCATACGTCTGAACCGCATGGCCGATATCACCGATCCGGTTTCCGATCTGTGCTTGCTCAATTCCTTTATACAGGCATTCAAGGGTTACGTCCATCAGTCCTTTCGCTTCATCGGATATGTCACCGACTGCGTAAGTCCATGCCGAATCCGCCAAGCTGCCGTTCAAATTAACGACGAAATCGATCGTAACGATGTCCCCGTTCGCAAGCGGCTCCTTCCGGGGATATCCATGGCAGATTTCATCGTTCACAGACGCGCATGTTGCATACTGGTAACCGTTATATCCGATCTGCTCCGGAATAGCCCCATGCTTCTTTAAATAGGTTTCAACAAAACGGTCGATGGCCGAAGTCGAAATGCCGGGCTTGATTAACTTCGCGACCTCGCGATGACATGCGGCGAGCAGCTTGCCTGCCTCGTGCATGGATTGGATTTCTCTATTCGATTTTAATGTGATCATGATCGATTTCCTCCTATACCAGCCTTCGGTTGCCCATTTTGGTGCGTTCGTAGACAGACATCCGAAACGTTCTAACTCGAAGGTTTAACCTGTACGACGACAGCAATAGTCGAACAGACCGTTCGAGACTACATTACTTACTATAACTCAATTCGCATTTAAGCAAAACTAAACAACCAGTCGCCGGTTCGTTTCCGGCAACTGGTTGTTAAACTCGCAAGGTGTTGTGATCCCAGTCTCACAAATGGGGGTCAGTTCCCAAGCCATCAACGGGGTGCTTTTGTTTGATCTATATGAAAAGTAGCTTGCTCAAGACTTCACTGGGCTCTGCTCGTACTTTATAGTCAGGATTCACATCGGCAAACCGGATGATTCCCTGCTGATCGACGATGAAAGTTGCAGGCACGGGGAGCTGCCATGAATCATCCCCGTTGAATTGATCCAAGGCGAAGCCAAGCGTCCGGTAGACGCTTTGCAGCTCCTCCGGAAGCTTGAATTGAAGCCTGTATTTCTCCGCTACCTGGTTATTCAAATCGCTAAGGACGTGAAAATCCAGCCCATTTTTCTCCTGAATAGTTAGGGAATGATCCGGAGTCATCGGGCTGATGGCGAGCAGATCGGACCCGGCTTCGTGAATGTCGTCCATGATTCGCTGGTATGCCCGGAGCTCCAGGTTGCAGAATGGGCACCATTCCCCCCGGTAAAAGGTAATAATTACAGGACCTTTCAAAAGTTTTTCAGATAACGTAATGCTTTCGCCAGCATGATTAACTAAAGTGAAATCCGGAGCAACGGCACCCACACTCAAGCCTTTCGCAGCTCCCGAGTCCCGGAGATCTTGAATAGATTGCTCGAATGCCTCTATGACATCCTGGGGAAGCACCTCCATACCATGCTTTTTCAGGGTTTCCAATTCGTCATGCAGTTTTAATTTCCGGAAATTTGTCACGGTTCATCTCTCCTCTTCTTGTACTGCAATCATCGTAGCATGCGTATACGGACTGCTCTACCAGTAAACGGAGCAACATGCTGGTTAGCGGGATGTTGCTCAATCATCAAGGAGTAGGGAGGGAGTTACAGCCTCCGAAGAATTTCCCCGGGGTTCGAGCCATATTTCCCGCGAAAAGCTTCCGAAAAATAGCTGGGATTCGTATAACCGACCGCATAAGACACGTCAATCACGCTGGAGCTGCCTTCTTGCAGCAGTCGGTAAGCCAATTCCAGGCGGCGATCCCTGAGGTAGCCAAACACGGTCGTACCGTACATTCTTTTAAAACAGATTTTCAGTTTATAATCGCTCATGCCAATGATTCGGGACAGCTCCATAAGCGATGGAGGATCCGCCATCCGAGCTACAATAATATCCCGCGCCTGTTCGATCTTGTCCATATCCGTCCTTGAGAGCTTGGTGGATGCCTGCTTACCGTCCAATAAGAAGGATCGAAAAGCATAGGACACCAGCTCGAGTATCCTGTACTCCATCTCCACATTTCGCACGCGTTGTTCCATGCTGGATTTCAGCATTTGCTGAAGGAGAATAGAGGTTGCAGGGTCCATTTTTTCCTGGAACAGCCTGTATGGCATATTTCCGATAATATGGTAAAAATCGACCGAGCGCGTTCCGGTTCCTTCTTCCATAAAGTGATGAAAGGTCGAAACGGGGATACCGATGCTCAGCATTTGAAAAGATTGATCTTTGGAAAAATGCATGCTTGCTTCCGTCGGGTTAACGAATTGAAGACAATAGCTTTCCGGCGCAACTTCGTACCGCTTGCCTGAGACCAGAATATCCCTGCTGCCCTGTAAGCAGTAACTAAGTTCCACCATGGCAGCTTCTGTATGGAGATCAATTTTTCTGTCTTGACGAAGTTTGAAGTCGGCAATGGCCATCCCCAGATCGGCACGGGGAACCCAGCGGTGCACGGACCCTTCTCCCAATCGGTGGTGAAGTCTCATCTGTTCCGTCCGGTTATCCGTTTGCCTGCGCATCTCCAGACCGTCAAAGAAAAAATTAAAGTTCTGATGAACATCTGCTTTTCCCATATCTCGCACCCACTTTTGTGGTAAATGAATGTACACATTATAAACGTTTTTCCCTTTCATATCCACGTAAAATGGTCGCAATTCAACAATTCTAAAATTTTAAAAAACAGACAAAAGGCACGGCTTTATAAGCCGCACCCCGTATATTACACGTTATGTGTTTGTTCAAGCACTACACGACGACTATCCTGCTCTTACGCTTGTCAGATCACTTCCAGATGATCTTTATCCGGCAGAGCACGGAAGGTCGCATGCGGCTCAGCCTGGTACCAATACGCAACGGACGCGATATCGTCCTGCAGCGGCAAATACCTTCCACCCGAGCGCCATCCGAGGGCCTGAACCGTTACCCGCAAATCCTCCTCAAACCGGATCGGATCCATGATGTGCCAGCGGTACATGCCGAAGCGCTGCTGACTGCGGTACAAGCCATCCGGTTTAATGATCTGCGGCAGTCCCAAGAACGGCGTGGAGAACGTGCCGTACTCGCCGGTCGGATGCTCGAAATTCCAAGCTCCGCCGAAATAATCCTCCGTCCCCGTCCCACAGATGGTCGGAAACTCGCCATCGCCGTCCATGTAAAACTTGACTTCCCCTTCGCCCCACCAGCCGGTATTGTTCACCTGCCATGCCAAATAAGTGCCGACATAATGTCCTCTTCCTTGAATTCCATCGATAATCGTATGGACATCCTTATATTTCACGGGATTGCTTCGGTTCCATGCAGCATGGAAATAGGCGGTATCCTCCGGCACCTCGGTCAACGTGTAATTAATCTGATAGTACAGGATGACATCCTCTGTCGCTCGATTCTCCACGGTCAATCGCGCCTTCCCGCGGAACGGCATCAGCCAGTAGCTGTTCATTCCTCCAGCCGGATTTACGGAGATCGGCATGGAATTTACATTGCTGCGCTCGCACCAGCCATTGCAGAAGAAATCGCCAATAGGCACCTCAACGGACGGCGTCTCTTCGTGATCCCAGTAGAAACGCAAAATTAAATTCCGCCAATGGCCTGGAAACGTGGTCATCCACATATGCTGGATCGCTCCCGGACCGGTGATGTCGGCCAATACAAAGGTGGTTCCTGCCGGTATGGATACGGATGGCGATACCTTCCAGCCTTGGCCCAGATCGCGGGCACATGCCGCCCCGGTTCCTTCCGTCGCCATCGCTCCTTTCCCTTTTTCTCCGGTGAAGTTTTCCGGGCTGATCGAACGTGTGACCGCTTTCGATAAGCGCGGCAAGTTTCCGAGCCCCATATCGAGGCCATTGAATGCTGACATGCTTGTTCACCCTCCAATTGTAAGCGTTCTATTGCTATTGACTACGACAATGCAATTTTGTGATATATTTGACTTTGTATTGAGTTTAAAATATTTAACAATGGCCGGACATATCCGATCAAGTCATTCTTTTAACCGAAATTGCTCATTATATCGACCGCCCGTTTGTGATCCTATGCATATTGGCCACAGGAGGTTTCATTATGGATATGAACATGCTTTCACCCTATATACGCGTAGCTTGGGATAGTATCGTGGAACCGCCTTTCATCATCTCGGAGCGGGTTCTCTATGACTACGAGCTGATGTACGTCAAGGAAGGCGAGGTCGAGGTTAAAATAGAGGACCAAACATTCCGCGGCGTGCCCGGAGACCTGTTCCTGTTCAAGCCAAGACAGCCGCATTCCATTCGGCTTCTTAACGGCAAACGCCTTCGCCAGCCCCATATTCACTTCGACTTGTTCTATCGAACCGACAGTCCTGAAGTCAAAGTATCCTTCAAGCCTCTGAAAGCGATGACCCAGGAAGAGCGGAGGAGCTTTCGCGAGGATGTAACCCCGCTGCTTGATCTGCCGCTGCCCAACCACATCCGGCTTCATCAGCCGATCATCATCGAGAAGCTCCTGTTTGACATTATTCACGAGCAGGAACGAAAATTTCCGTACCACGACATTGCCGCCAAAGGTTTATTCATTCAGCTGTGGATTCAGCTGCTGCGCGAGGTTCATTGGCTCCGAAACCCGCACCTGCAATCGAAGCAAGAGCTGCTTGACCGCGTTAAGCAATATCTAAGCCATCATACTGACCATGAGATAACGCTGGATGAGCTCGCCAGACTCGCCAACCTGAGCAAGTTTTATCTATGCCGCCTGTTCAAACAGGCCTATGGCATGACCCCGATTCAATACCATGTGACCGTCCGACTGGAGAAAGCCAAGCAGATGATTCAATTTACCGACCTGCCGCTCTCCCGCATTGCCGAGATGCTCGGTTTCCAAAGCATTTACGCCTTCAGCCGGGCATTCCGCAAGCTTGAAGACGTTCCCCCGTCCTACTACAGGAAGAAGAACTGATCTTGTCTTGGCATTGACAATCTATAACGAACATGAAAAAAAACCATCATCCTGATCGCAGGATGATGGTCTAAAGCTTTTAATGCATTGTTATTAGAGCAGATTTGCGTTTTTCAGCAGCTATCCATCTGCTTTTGCGGCTGATTATTTTACATTGTCGTTTCGCAACCCAATTCCGGCGATGAGCGCCGCGATCAGCGCTGCCGTCGTCACTAGGAACGCATCGGAATATGGGATGGCGTCCAGCATGTAAAAGGGATTAAGCGGGGCGGCAGCAGTTCGGCGCGACGAGAGCACCGCCCCGATAACGCCGGCACCCGATCCGGCACCAAGATAAAGCGCACCTTGGTATATGCCGATTCCAACGCCCACCTCCTCTTTAGACAACGAACTGACCGCAGCGCTGTTAGCCGGAGAATTGGTCAGCGCGAATGCGATCCCTGCTCCGAGTACACCCACGGATACGATCGCTGGAGGAGATCCTGCCGCATGCGTTGACAAGAATAATGTGGAGACGCCCATCAAGCTGACACCGGCAAGGATCAGTCGTTTCGTCCCCACCCGATCCGATATCCGACCGATCCAAGGAGACAGGAGCGCAACCGCTGCCCCTCCCGGCAGCAGGACCAGCCCAGCCTCCCCCGGCGTAAGCCCGTTCGATTCTGCGACCAGGAGCGGAACGAACACGAGCACGGCAAAATAAGCGAACATTGAAAAGACAGAAACCAGGATGGAACAGACGTAATACCGGTTTGCAAACAATGCCGGAGGAACGAACGGATTGTCTACGATGGTAATTCTCCGGATAAAACCGGCCAAGGCTAACAGCGAGCAGGCAAACGTGCTTAATGACGCTAAGGAACCGAACCCGGAGCTCTCTCCAAGTGTGACG from Paenibacillus ihbetae includes:
- the map gene encoding type I methionyl aminopeptidase, with amino-acid sequence MITLKSNREIQSMHEAGKLLAACHREVAKLIKPGISTSAIDRFVETYLKKHGAIPEQIGYNGYQYATCASVNDEICHGYPRKEPLANGDIVTIDFVVNLNGSLADSAWTYAVGDISDEAKGLMDVTLECLYKGIEQAQIGNRIGDIGHAVQTYAEARGYGVVREFTGHGIGPRIHEEPQIPHFGSPGKGLRLKEGMVITIEPMINVGVWESKMDANGWTARTADGKLSAQYEHTIAITKDGPLILTMQ
- a CDS encoding peroxiredoxin-like family protein gives rise to the protein MTNFRKLKLHDELETLKKHGMEVLPQDVIEAFEQSIQDLRDSGAAKGLSVGAVAPDFTLVNHAGESITLSEKLLKGPVIITFYRGEWCPFCNLELRAYQRIMDDIHEAGSDLLAISPMTPDHSLTIQEKNGLDFHVLSDLNNQVAEKYRLQFKLPEELQSVYRTLGFALDQFNGDDSWQLPVPATFIVDQQGIIRFADVNPDYKVRAEPSEVLSKLLFI
- a CDS encoding helix-turn-helix domain-containing protein, yielding MGKADVHQNFNFFFDGLEMRRQTDNRTEQMRLHHRLGEGSVHRWVPRADLGMAIADFKLRQDRKIDLHTEAAMVELSYCLQGSRDILVSGKRYEVAPESYCLQFVNPTEASMHFSKDQSFQMLSIGIPVSTFHHFMEEGTGTRSVDFYHIIGNMPYRLFQEKMDPATSILLQQMLKSSMEQRVRNVEMEYRILELVSYAFRSFLLDGKQASTKLSRTDMDKIEQARDIIVARMADPPSLMELSRIIGMSDYKLKICFKRMYGTTVFGYLRDRRLELAYRLLQEGSSSVIDVSYAVGYTNPSYFSEAFRGKYGSNPGEILRRL
- a CDS encoding glycoside hydrolase family 172 protein; translation: MSAFNGLDMGLGNLPRLSKAVTRSISPENFTGEKGKGAMATEGTGAACARDLGQGWKVSPSVSIPAGTTFVLADITGPGAIQHMWMTTFPGHWRNLILRFYWDHEETPSVEVPIGDFFCNGWCERSNVNSMPISVNPAGGMNSYWLMPFRGKARLTVENRATEDVILYYQINYTLTEVPEDTAYFHAAWNRSNPVKYKDVHTIIDGIQGRGHYVGTYLAWQVNNTGWWGEGEVKFYMDGDGEFPTICGTGTEDYFGGAWNFEHPTGEYGTFSTPFLGLPQIIKPDGLYRSQQRFGMYRWHIMDPIRFEEDLRVTVQALGWRSGGRYLPLQDDIASVAYWYQAEPHATFRALPDKDHLEVI
- a CDS encoding AraC family transcriptional regulator, whose amino-acid sequence is MDMNMLSPYIRVAWDSIVEPPFIISERVLYDYELMYVKEGEVEVKIEDQTFRGVPGDLFLFKPRQPHSIRLLNGKRLRQPHIHFDLFYRTDSPEVKVSFKPLKAMTQEERRSFREDVTPLLDLPLPNHIRLHQPIIIEKLLFDIIHEQERKFPYHDIAAKGLFIQLWIQLLREVHWLRNPHLQSKQELLDRVKQYLSHHTDHEITLDELARLANLSKFYLCRLFKQAYGMTPIQYHVTVRLEKAKQMIQFTDLPLSRIAEMLGFQSIYAFSRAFRKLEDVPPSYYRKKN
- a CDS encoding MFS transporter translates to MTHDTNTKALASTPRQGGASLFIATVAISVLVAAITVDMVNPVLPLLIDQFGASKAEVSWVVSGVALMLAFGVPLYGRMSDVVELRKLFLIAVTILAFGSLICALARDLIVLVAGRMVQGAGMSAIPVLSIVAVSKVFPPGKRGGVLGIMAGCIGVGTAGGPIFGGMIGQTLGWQSLFWITLGLSLLIMVGSMFALPKLEPSPEGAGGRRFDLLGGVLLGLSAGMLLLGVTLGESSGFGSLASLSTFACSLLALAGFIRRITIVDNPFVPPALFANRYYVCSILVSVFSMFAYFAVLVFVPLLVAESNGLTPGEAGLVLLPGGAAVALLSPWIGRISDRVGTKRLILAGVSLMGVSTLFLSTHAAGSPPAIVSVGVLGAGIAFALTNSPANSAAVSSLSKEEVGVGIGIYQGALYLGAGSGAGVIGAVLSSRRTAAAPLNPFYMLDAIPYSDAFLVTTAALIAALIAGIGLRNDNVK